One window from the genome of Chloroflexota bacterium encodes:
- a CDS encoding prolipoprotein diacylglyceryl transferase, with amino-acid sequence MRPVLLQIGNITLLSYTVFLDLAVLVGLWTAYRLARRYRLPQDSVLDAALWGVIAGMIGARIHFVLANWDYYAVRTGEILRFWKGGMAFGGGLIAGLAACWAVARARRVSLWDLLDPLAPALAIGSALAWVGNLLAGSAYGRPGRGLGYLFLPDIYGYVEYRFATQAAAAIVYALMFACLWYLLHRRPWPGVPFAAYLALTGATQFALEFTRGDDTLILGGLRLAQWLDAAAVVVGVALLVALRRRAPLAHEATSAQEVSVG; translated from the coding sequence ATGCGCCCCGTCCTGCTGCAAATCGGCAACATCACGCTCCTCTCGTACACCGTGTTCCTGGACCTGGCCGTTCTGGTGGGATTGTGGACGGCGTACCGGCTGGCGCGGCGCTATCGCCTGCCACAGGACAGCGTGCTGGACGCGGCGCTGTGGGGCGTAATCGCGGGCATGATCGGCGCGCGCATCCACTTTGTGCTGGCGAATTGGGACTACTACGCCGTGAGAACGGGCGAAATCCTGCGGTTCTGGAAGGGCGGCATGGCCTTTGGGGGCGGCCTCATCGCGGGCCTGGCTGCGTGTTGGGCGGTGGCCAGGGCGCGGCGCGTCAGCCTCTGGGATCTACTGGATCCGCTGGCCCCGGCGCTGGCCATCGGCTCGGCCCTGGCATGGGTGGGCAATCTGCTGGCGGGCAGCGCCTACGGCAGGCCCGGCCGCGGGCTGGGCTACCTGTTCCTGCCCGACATCTACGGGTACGTGGAGTATCGCTTCGCTACCCAGGCGGCCGCCGCCATCGTGTACGCGCTGATGTTCGCGTGCCTGTGGTACCTGCTGCACCGCCGACCCTGGCCCGGCGTCCCCTTCGCCGCCTACTTGGCGCTCACCGGCGCGACCCAATTCGCCCTGGAGTTCACGCGGGGCGACGACACGCTCATCCTCGGCGGGCTGCGGCTGGCCCAGTGGCTGGATGCCGCCGCAGTCGTCGTCGGCGTGGCGCTGCTCGTTGCCCTCCGCCGTCGCGCGCCCCTCGCGCACGAGGCGACATCGGCTCAGGAGGTCTCCGTTGGATAG
- a CDS encoding NAD+ synthase, with the protein MNVEALLQQDIPLVRRLLVSAIRTELRRFGFKKGVLGLSGGVDSSLAAFLAAEALGPENVRAVLMPYRTSAPDSSADAMEVIRLLGLNHVTIDITDMVEPLFAQVPNMGQRRRGNVMARARMIVLYDQSEEWGGLVIGTSNKTELLLGYGTLFGDMASAVNPLGDLYKTQVRQLARAVGVPERIIAKPPSADLWPGQTDEGEMGLTYAEVDKVLYLLVDERRTLAEVVGMGFSEAFVRQVWRMVQRNQYKRCPPVIAKVSSRTLDWEFRMPRDWGT; encoded by the coding sequence ATGAACGTTGAGGCCCTGTTGCAGCAGGACATCCCCCTCGTGCGGCGGCTGTTGGTCAGCGCCATCCGCACCGAACTGAGGCGTTTCGGCTTCAAGAAGGGCGTGCTGGGGCTATCGGGTGGGGTGGATTCCTCGCTGGCGGCCTTTCTCGCCGCCGAGGCGCTGGGCCCCGAGAACGTGCGGGCGGTGCTCATGCCCTACCGCACCAGCGCGCCCGACTCGTCCGCCGACGCCATGGAGGTCATTCGGCTCCTGGGCCTGAATCACGTTACCATAGACATCACGGACATGGTGGAACCCCTCTTCGCGCAGGTGCCGAACATGGGCCAGCGGCGGCGCGGCAACGTCATGGCGCGGGCGCGGATGATCGTCCTGTACGATCAGTCGGAGGAATGGGGCGGGCTGGTCATCGGCACCAGCAACAAGACCGAACTCCTGCTGGGATACGGCACGCTGTTCGGCGATATGGCGTCGGCTGTCAACCCGCTGGGGGACCTGTACAAGACGCAGGTGCGGCAGTTGGCGCGCGCTGTCGGCGTGCCCGAACGCATCATCGCCAAGCCGCCTTCCGCGGACCTGTGGCCCGGCCAGACCGACGAGGGCGAGATGGGCCTGACCTACGCCGAGGTGGATAAGGTGCTGTACCTGCTGGTGGATGAGCGCCGCACCCTCGCCGAGGTGGTGGGCATGGGGTTCTCGGAGGCGTTCGTGCGGCAGGTGTGGCGCATGGTGCAGCGCAATCAGTACAAGCGGTGCCCGCCGGTTATCGCCAAGGTGAGCAGCCGCACCCTGGATTGGGAGTTTCGCATGCCGCGCGACTGGGGCACGTAG
- a CDS encoding carbon-nitrogen hydrolase, whose product MPPQSSSAWRCSLPSAVARPSRTRRHRLRRSPLDSKFTVGLAQTFPRLGDVEANLQRHLELAQEARGLGVNLLIFPELSLTGYTLRELVPHVAIRPSPEHPMWKPLLEASASLAIVVGFVEEDARHRFFASSAFLDGGRVVHVHRKVYLPTYGLFEEGRYLCAGDGFRAFDTRFGRCGMAICEDAWHISTPYLLWMDGADYLIFCSSSPAYGVGTDQEGATANAAIVSQFTKTYATLLTSYAFHVNRVGVEEGISFWGGSLAVSPRGQVIAHAPYFEEALIPLEVDPGLLRAARQRLPLLRDEKPLAVLHELSRILSEERRHDER is encoded by the coding sequence ATGCCGCCGCAGTCGTCGTCGGCGTGGCGCTGCTCGTTGCCCTCCGCCGTCGCGCGCCCCTCGCGCACGAGGCGACATCGGCTCAGGAGGTCTCCGTTGGATAGCAAATTCACCGTCGGCCTGGCCCAGACTTTCCCCCGCCTGGGGGATGTGGAGGCGAACCTTCAGCGTCACCTGGAACTGGCGCAAGAGGCCCGGGGCCTGGGCGTAAATCTGCTGATCTTCCCCGAACTGTCGCTAACGGGCTACACCCTGCGCGAACTGGTGCCCCACGTCGCGATTCGTCCTTCGCCCGAGCACCCGATGTGGAAGCCGCTGCTGGAGGCCAGCGCAAGTCTGGCCATCGTCGTCGGCTTCGTGGAGGAGGACGCGCGCCATCGGTTTTTCGCGTCCTCCGCGTTCTTGGACGGCGGGCGCGTCGTCCACGTCCACCGCAAAGTCTACCTGCCGACGTATGGCCTCTTTGAGGAGGGACGCTACCTGTGCGCGGGCGACGGGTTCCGCGCCTTTGACACGCGGTTCGGGCGCTGCGGCATGGCGATCTGCGAGGACGCCTGGCACATCAGCACGCCGTACCTGCTGTGGATGGACGGGGCCGATTACCTCATCTTCTGCTCGTCGTCGCCGGCCTACGGCGTCGGGACCGACCAGGAAGGCGCTACGGCCAACGCGGCCATCGTGTCCCAGTTCACCAAAACCTACGCGACGCTGCTGACCTCCTATGCCTTCCACGTGAATCGGGTCGGCGTGGAGGAGGGCATCTCGTTCTGGGGCGGCAGCCTGGCCGTCTCGCCGCGCGGGCAAGTCATCGCCCACGCGCCCTACTTTGAGGAGGCGCTAATTCCGCTGGAGGTGGATCCTGGGCTGCTGCGCGCCGCCCGCCAGCGTCTCCCGCTCCTGCGCGACGAGAAGCCCCTCGCGGTGCTGCACGAACTGTCGCGTATCCTGTCCGAGGAGCGCCGCCATGATGAACGTTGA